The Thermoanaerobaculia bacterium DNA segment TGCGGTCCCCTTTCCGGAACCCCGCCTGCGCGCCGGGGGAATTCGCGGCGATCGAGCGGATCACGGGCGGCTCGAGCCGGTAGGCCGGAACCGACCGTCCCGCGACGAAGATCGCCGCCGAGAGCGCGATCGCGAGCGCGAAGTTCATCACCGGGCCCGCGAGCAGGATGAGCGCGCGCTGCCATCGCGGCCCGGAAACGGCTCCCGCGCTCTCGACGGCTCCGACCGCCGTCGACTCGTCGGGGCCGAGACCCGAGACGCGGACGTACCCGCCGAGCGGGAGGGCGGAGATCCGATAGTCGGTCTCCTTCCACTTGACGCCGACGATCCGCTTGCCGAAGCCGAACGAGAAGACCTCGACGGGGAAGCCGAAGAGCTTCGCGACCGCGAAATGGCCGAACTCGTGGATGAAAACGACGATCGAGAGCACGACCGCCATCGCGAGA contains these protein-coding regions:
- a CDS encoding site-2 protease family protein produces the protein MNFLQDVLAMAVVLSIVVFIHEFGHFAVAKLFGFPVEVFSFGFGKRIVGVKWKETDYRISALPLGGYVRVSGLGPDESTAVGAVESAGAVSGPRWQRALILLAGPVMNFALAIALSAAIFVAGRSVPAYRLEPPVIRSIAANSPGAQAGFRKGDRILSIDGSPTPTWQEAEFAFSVAPRQKLAVEIERDGARQTIPVVPRAVSKFDLGFTG